A single window of Bradyrhizobium daqingense DNA harbors:
- a CDS encoding FMN-dependent NADH-azoreductase: protein MPKLLHLSCSPRPDSESIAGARIFIDGFRQTHPDWDIDLMDLWRERMPEFAGPILDAKYARMNGQGFDDAQRAGFAEAERMALRLSLADRVLISTPMWNFGIPYKLKQFFDIIVQPGLTFRLDPSQGYVPLLKDRPTLVIIASGSDFSTGMNRGRIDMATPYLREILRFIGISDIRFVAIGPTSGPRQSIEAARDRASRRLAAMAAHF from the coding sequence GTGCCGAAGCTCCTGCACCTCTCCTGCTCGCCCCGCCCCGACTCGGAGTCGATTGCCGGCGCACGGATCTTCATTGACGGCTTCCGTCAGACCCATCCCGATTGGGACATCGACCTCATGGATCTCTGGCGCGAGCGAATGCCCGAATTCGCCGGTCCGATCCTGGACGCCAAATATGCCCGCATGAACGGCCAGGGCTTCGATGATGCTCAACGCGCCGGTTTTGCCGAGGCCGAGCGCATGGCGCTGCGCTTGTCGCTCGCCGACCGCGTGTTGATCTCGACGCCGATGTGGAACTTCGGCATTCCCTACAAGCTGAAGCAGTTCTTCGACATCATCGTCCAGCCCGGGCTTACCTTTCGGCTCGATCCGTCGCAAGGGTACGTGCCTTTGCTGAAGGACCGGCCGACGCTGGTGATCATCGCTAGCGGCAGCGATTTTTCCACCGGCATGAACCGTGGCCGCATTGATATGGCGACGCCCTACTTGCGGGAGATCCTACGCTTCATCGGCATCAGCGACATTCGCTTCGTCGCGATTGGACCGACCAGCGGACCCCGGCAATCGATCGAAGCCGCGCGAGATCGGGCCTCTAGACGCCTCGCTGCAATGGCTGCGCATTTCTGA
- a CDS encoding isochorismatase family protein, with the protein MTHVTLRAEFETLIDPYAPVAQIGTGFDFTEGPIWHPVDHYLLFSDMPADVRRRWDARRGVVEVKRPSNKSNGMTYDAELNLIVCEHATSSLIRERADGRREVLASHFAGQELNSPNDVCVHSSGAIYFSDPWYGRMPVYGVERPRQLGFQGVYRLVPGSEPKLVVDRNLFDQPNGLCFSPDEKLLYVNDTVQALIRVFDVDGDGSLSNARVFASGIRSELEPGLPDGMKCDQQGNVWVTAPGGIWVYSPRGELLGKVRAPELVANLAWGGADFRTLYLTSTHSVYAIPTKVGPRHEPYMSGRRSGSGASPGSAPAAPILAEGEMRLDPQRCAMIIQDLQNDVVMDGGAFAESGAPAHARQQHVIENVRRLAETARARGVAIIHVWFIVEPGAPGVTLNAPLFEGLVDSKAMVRGSWGAAPVSGLEPRPGDFVVEKMRMSAWEGTRLETILKATGRDMIINTGAWTNMSVEHTARTGADKGYFMIVPEDCCSTMNADWHNASINFAMQNVAVVTRADTVIRALG; encoded by the coding sequence ATGACGCACGTCACCTTGCGCGCCGAATTCGAGACCCTGATCGACCCCTACGCGCCGGTCGCGCAAATCGGGACCGGCTTCGACTTCACGGAGGGGCCAATCTGGCATCCGGTCGATCATTACCTGCTGTTCTCGGACATGCCGGCCGACGTGCGGCGGCGCTGGGACGCGCGGCGCGGCGTCGTCGAGGTCAAGCGCCCTTCCAACAAATCCAACGGCATGACCTACGATGCCGAGCTCAACCTGATCGTTTGCGAGCACGCGACGTCGTCGCTGATCCGCGAACGTGCGGACGGCCGGCGCGAGGTGCTCGCATCGCACTTTGCGGGACAGGAGCTCAACAGCCCGAACGACGTCTGCGTTCATTCGTCCGGCGCGATCTATTTCTCCGACCCCTGGTATGGCCGCATGCCGGTCTATGGCGTCGAGCGGCCGCGCCAGCTCGGCTTTCAGGGCGTCTATCGGCTCGTGCCGGGCAGCGAGCCGAAGCTCGTCGTCGACCGCAACCTGTTCGACCAGCCGAACGGGCTGTGCTTCTCGCCGGACGAGAAGCTGCTCTACGTCAACGACACCGTGCAGGCGCTGATCCGCGTCTTCGACGTCGATGGTGACGGTTCCCTGTCGAACGCGCGCGTGTTCGCGAGCGGCATCCGCTCCGAGCTCGAGCCCGGCCTGCCCGACGGCATGAAGTGCGACCAGCAGGGCAATGTCTGGGTCACCGCGCCCGGCGGCATCTGGGTCTATTCGCCGCGCGGTGAGTTGCTCGGCAAGGTGCGGGCGCCCGAACTCGTCGCCAACCTCGCCTGGGGCGGTGCGGATTTCCGCACGCTGTATCTGACCTCGACCCATTCGGTGTACGCGATCCCGACGAAGGTCGGCCCGCGGCATGAGCCCTATATGAGCGGCCGGCGCAGCGGCAGTGGCGCGTCGCCAGGCTCCGCGCCGGCCGCCCCCATCCTGGCCGAGGGCGAGATGCGGCTCGATCCGCAGCGCTGCGCGATGATCATCCAGGACCTCCAGAACGACGTCGTCATGGATGGCGGTGCCTTTGCCGAGTCCGGGGCACCGGCTCATGCGCGCCAGCAGCATGTGATCGAGAACGTCCGGCGCCTTGCCGAAACCGCGCGCGCCCGGGGCGTCGCCATCATCCATGTCTGGTTCATCGTCGAGCCCGGCGCGCCCGGCGTCACGCTGAACGCGCCGCTGTTCGAGGGCCTCGTCGACAGCAAGGCGATGGTGCGCGGAAGCTGGGGTGCGGCGCCCGTGTCCGGCCTGGAGCCGCGGCCCGGCGATTTCGTCGTCGAGAAGATGCGCATGAGTGCATGGGAAGGGACGCGGCTGGAGACGATCCTGAAAGCGACGGGGCGCGACATGATCATCAATACCGGTGCATGGACCAACATGTCGGTCGAGCACACCGCACGGACCGGCGCCGACAAGGGCTATTTCATGATCGTGCCCGAGGATTGCTGCTCGACCATGAATGCCGACTGGCACAACGCCTCGATCAACTTTGCCATGCAGAACGTCGCCGTCGTGACCAGGGCGGATACGGTCATCCGCGCGCTGGGATGA
- a CDS encoding MBL fold metallo-hydrolase: MALEIKILDYGDIELESSFLVLGRDCGRTRRVLTLGFLILGGKYPVVVDTGYRSNQIMETLGMRGLQYHEHMIENQLARHGVRMGDVRFVCHTHLHIDHAGKDDLFPMNTTVVLNRKELEYSVSGLMHPQYPAPDIKHLIDRLHTKSALRFLDLEITGPIELMPGVYCDAANAHTEGSMNIIVETADGIATICGDVIYDFNDQIVTPFNEIHDWEPRTTGNHGTSKRAEKAAIKKLLSSSRYLLPVHDRPAKIEGGNVVGRLHDQVPGPIVQSLPQRNWFPA, encoded by the coding sequence ATGGCGCTGGAGATCAAGATCCTGGACTATGGCGACATCGAGCTGGAATCGAGCTTCCTGGTGCTCGGTCGCGATTGCGGCCGCACCCGCCGCGTCCTCACCCTGGGCTTCCTGATCCTCGGCGGCAAATATCCGGTCGTGGTCGACACCGGCTATCGCTCCAACCAGATCATGGAAACGCTGGGCATGCGGGGGCTGCAGTATCACGAGCACATGATCGAGAACCAGCTCGCACGCCACGGCGTGCGCATGGGCGACGTCCGCTTCGTCTGCCATACCCATCTGCACATCGACCACGCCGGCAAGGACGATCTATTCCCGATGAACACGACCGTCGTCCTGAATCGCAAGGAGCTCGAATATTCCGTCTCCGGGCTGATGCATCCGCAATATCCCGCGCCTGATATCAAGCACCTGATCGACCGCCTGCACACCAAGAGCGCGCTGCGCTTCCTGGACCTGGAGATCACCGGTCCGATCGAGCTGATGCCCGGCGTCTATTGCGACGCGGCCAATGCCCACACCGAGGGCTCCATGAACATCATCGTCGAGACCGCCGACGGCATCGCCACCATTTGCGGCGACGTGATCTACGATTTCAACGACCAGATCGTGACGCCCTTCAATGAAATCCACGACTGGGAGCCGCGCACCACCGGCAATCACGGCACGAGCAAGCGCGCGGAGAAGGCCGCCATCAAGAAGCTGCTGAGCAGCTCGCGCTATCTCCTTCCCGTGCACGATCGTCCGGCCAAGATCGAAGGCGGCAACGTGGTCGGCCGGCTGCATGACCAGGTGCCCGGACCGATCGTGCAGTCCCTGCCCCAGCGCAACTGGTTCCCAGCCTGA
- a CDS encoding amidohydrolase family protein → MTDIVDGHHHIWRQADLPWLIGPMQPRIFGPYEPIRRDYPIAEYLDDLKGTGVTRSVYVQTNWANDRFEDEAAWVQQTADERGWPHAIVAYANFAVEDVRPQLDRLKRYPLLRGVRMQLHWHENPLYRFASRPDLCADPTIRRNVARLADYGWSFDLQVFTPQMQEAAELADACPDVTFILQHAGMLEDLSPAGRATWRAGMARLAACPNVVSKLSGLGTFIHRNDPAHIAAVLTDTVAIFGAERCLFGSNFPIEKLWTSYRELVDAFCAAAAPLSTEQQDAIFRATATRVYRL, encoded by the coding sequence GTGACCGATATTGTCGACGGCCATCATCATATCTGGCGGCAGGCCGACCTGCCCTGGCTGATCGGCCCCATGCAGCCCCGCATCTTCGGCCCCTATGAGCCGATCCGGCGCGACTATCCGATCGCGGAATATCTCGACGACCTCAAGGGCACCGGCGTCACGCGCTCGGTCTATGTGCAGACCAACTGGGCCAACGACCGTTTCGAGGACGAGGCCGCCTGGGTCCAGCAGACCGCAGACGAACGCGGCTGGCCACACGCGATCGTCGCCTATGCCAATTTCGCCGTCGAGGATGTCAGGCCGCAGCTCGATCGCCTCAAGCGCTATCCGCTCCTGCGCGGCGTGCGCATGCAGCTGCATTGGCACGAGAATCCGCTCTATCGTTTTGCGTCCCGCCCCGATCTCTGCGCCGACCCGACGATCCGCCGCAACGTCGCGCGTCTGGCCGACTATGGCTGGAGCTTCGATTTGCAGGTGTTCACCCCGCAGATGCAGGAGGCAGCCGAGCTGGCCGACGCTTGTCCTGATGTGACCTTCATCCTCCAGCATGCCGGCATGCTGGAGGACCTCTCGCCTGCAGGCCGCGCCACCTGGCGCGCCGGGATGGCGCGGCTTGCGGCCTGCCCGAACGTAGTGTCGAAGCTTTCCGGGCTCGGCACCTTCATCCATCGTAACGATCCCGCGCACATCGCGGCCGTACTCACCGACACAGTTGCGATCTTCGGCGCCGAGCGCTGCCTGTTCGGCTCCAATTTCCCGATCGAGAAATTGTGGACCAGTTATCGCGAGCTGGTCGATGCGTTTTGCGCGGCGGCCGCACCGCTGAGCACCGAACAACAGGACGCGATCTTCAGGGCCACCGCGACGCGCGTCTATCGGCTTTGA
- a CDS encoding vWA domain-containing protein — protein MSTEPQLPRAARVFVAFVPLLRANGFAVAPEQTTTFLAAIGLLGPRDIEHIRQAALATLAPPPERHATFDRLFDLHFRGSEAVARDDEGEDDETVRLQEEGRGDEEPLRSDEASESGLTATRTEVLVERRFAATSTMDALRRLAREAPRRLPRRRGHRRMRARRGPFADLRRTLRDTVRSDGEILRLGHLKRRQRPRKILLLIDVSGSMKSRTEENMKLAHALVQAAPNVEVFTFGTRLTRVTRPLRMKRREQALNAAAHLVSDWDGGTRIGDALQAFLAVPRFGGYARGAAVIVVSDGLERGEPDALRDAVAKLSRRAWRVSWLTPLATSLAFRPQTEALVAIERFVDDLVDGGSSASIVAHILALGRRRAA, from the coding sequence ATGAGCACCGAGCCGCAGCTCCCGCGCGCCGCGCGCGTCTTCGTCGCCTTCGTCCCGCTGCTGCGCGCCAACGGCTTTGCCGTGGCGCCGGAGCAGACCACGACGTTCCTGGCGGCGATCGGGCTGCTCGGCCCGCGCGACATCGAGCACATCCGACAGGCCGCGCTGGCGACGCTGGCTCCGCCGCCCGAACGCCACGCCACCTTCGACCGGCTGTTCGATCTCCACTTCCGCGGCAGCGAGGCGGTTGCCCGCGACGACGAGGGCGAGGACGACGAGACGGTTCGGCTCCAGGAAGAGGGCCGCGGCGACGAGGAGCCCCTGCGATCCGACGAGGCCAGCGAGTCCGGCCTCACCGCGACCCGAACCGAGGTCCTGGTCGAGCGCCGCTTTGCGGCGACGTCGACCATGGACGCGCTGCGCCGCCTGGCGCGCGAGGCGCCACGGCGTCTGCCGCGACGGCGCGGCCACCGGCGCATGCGCGCCCGCCGCGGCCCGTTTGCCGATCTCCGCCGCACTTTGCGCGACACCGTCCGCAGCGACGGCGAGATCCTGCGGCTCGGTCACCTCAAGCGGCGGCAGCGGCCACGCAAGATATTGCTGCTGATCGACGTCTCCGGCTCGATGAAGAGCCGCACCGAGGAGAACATGAAGCTCGCGCATGCGCTGGTGCAGGCAGCGCCCAATGTCGAGGTGTTCACCTTCGGCACGCGGCTGACGCGCGTCACCCGCCCGTTGCGGATGAAGCGCCGCGAGCAGGCATTGAACGCGGCCGCGCACCTCGTCAGCGATTGGGACGGCGGCACCCGCATCGGCGACGCGTTGCAGGCATTTCTCGCCGTTCCCCGCTTCGGCGGCTACGCACGCGGTGCCGCTGTGATCGTCGTCTCCGACGGGCTCGAGCGCGGCGAACCGGACGCGCTTCGCGATGCCGTCGCGAAACTGTCGCGGCGGGCCTGGCGCGTGAGCTGGCTGACCCCGCTCGCCACGAGCCTGGCGTTCCGCCCGCAGACGGAGGCGCTCGTCGCCATCGAGCGCTTCGTCGACGACCTCGTGGATGGCGGCTCCAGCGCGTCGATCGTCGCGCACATTCTGGCATTGGGACGAAGGAGAGCGGCGTGA
- a CDS encoding AAA family ATPase → MTVRSNIVGIDSPEALEKALRAAYYLADEGLATAAYLGLALGKPLLLEGAPGVGKTEAAKAIAAVLGRRLIRLQCYEGIDASAALYEWNYPRQMLAIRQAGDESIDIYGETFLIERPMLAALRAPDSTVLLIDEIDRADQEFEAFLLEFLSDFQISIPERGTVRAAERPVVVLTSNRTRDLHEALRRRCVYHWIDYPTAEREARIIMMRASSVAEATARAVVAAVERLRREPLSKAPGIAEAVDWAEAATLLHKGGARWPDAFKRSIGVALKDEEDLHFISPRLDAMLAEATA, encoded by the coding sequence GTGACGGTTCGCAGCAACATCGTCGGTATCGACAGCCCGGAAGCGCTGGAGAAGGCGCTGCGCGCGGCCTATTACCTCGCCGACGAGGGCCTTGCGACCGCTGCCTATCTCGGACTTGCCCTGGGCAAGCCACTGCTGCTGGAGGGCGCGCCGGGCGTCGGCAAGACGGAAGCCGCCAAGGCGATCGCCGCCGTGCTCGGCCGCCGCCTCATCCGCCTGCAATGCTATGAGGGGATCGACGCGTCTGCCGCACTCTACGAATGGAACTACCCGCGCCAGATGCTGGCGATCCGCCAGGCCGGCGACGAGAGCATCGACATCTATGGCGAGACGTTCCTGATCGAGCGGCCGATGCTGGCGGCGCTCCGTGCGCCTGATTCCACCGTGCTGCTGATCGACGAGATCGACCGCGCCGACCAGGAGTTCGAGGCGTTCCTGCTGGAATTCCTCTCCGACTTCCAGATCTCGATTCCCGAGCGCGGCACCGTGCGCGCGGCGGAGCGCCCCGTGGTCGTGCTGACCTCGAACAGGACGCGCGACCTGCACGAAGCCCTGCGCCGCCGCTGCGTCTATCACTGGATCGACTATCCCACGGCCGAGCGCGAAGCGCGCATCATCATGATGCGTGCCTCCAGCGTGGCTGAAGCCACGGCCCGCGCGGTTGTCGCGGCGGTCGAAAGGCTGCGCCGCGAGCCGCTGAGCAAGGCGCCGGGGATCGCCGAAGCGGTCGACTGGGCCGAAGCGGCGACACTGCTGCACAAGGGCGGCGCGCGCTGGCCGGATGCCTTCAAGCGTTCGATCGGCGTGGCCCTGAAGGACGAGGAGGATCTGCATTTCATCTCGCCGCGGCTGGACGCGATGCTCGCGGAGGCAACCGCATGA
- a CDS encoding xanthine dehydrogenase family protein molybdopterin-binding subunit: protein MTRHRGRGMASINYPIGMNLGGDPSQALVHSNPSGKFTVALSSIDLGQGMKSVTRQICAETLGVPVEDVYVDTADSDTGPHCMGSFASRGTHRVGNAVMAAAREARGVMMEAAAEELEVNAADLETDGRGNIHVKGAPHRSISTKDVAIAAQFKQGKTISGRGIFLVPLSNVDPETGEMSPATCYAHACLVAEVEVDDETGEVAMVRMDSAYELGRALNPRLVEQQLVGGAWMGVSHALYETPEPYYPDPVHGPRDFVEYLMPGPGDICPHDIAVLERPAPDGPFGGKGPGEMCANPVLPAVANAIFNAVGVRIDDLPITPEKVLRAIKAQGGARPQARR from the coding sequence ATGACCAGGCATCGCGGACGCGGCATGGCGTCGATCAACTATCCCATCGGCATGAATCTCGGCGGCGATCCCAGCCAGGCGCTGGTTCATTCCAACCCCAGCGGCAAGTTCACGGTGGCGTTGTCGTCGATCGATCTCGGCCAGGGCATGAAATCGGTGACGCGGCAGATCTGCGCCGAGACGCTCGGTGTGCCCGTCGAAGACGTCTATGTCGACACGGCGGACTCCGACACCGGCCCGCATTGCATGGGCTCGTTCGCCTCGCGCGGCACCCATCGCGTCGGCAACGCCGTGATGGCCGCCGCCCGCGAGGCGCGCGGCGTGATGATGGAGGCGGCGGCCGAGGAGCTGGAGGTCAATGCGGCCGATCTCGAAACCGATGGCCGCGGCAACATCCATGTCAAGGGCGCGCCGCACCGCTCGATCTCGACCAAGGACGTCGCCATCGCCGCGCAATTCAAGCAGGGCAAGACCATCTCCGGGCGTGGCATCTTCCTGGTCCCGCTCTCCAACGTCGATCCGGAAACCGGCGAGATGTCACCGGCGACCTGCTATGCCCATGCCTGCCTCGTCGCCGAGGTCGAGGTCGACGACGAGACCGGCGAGGTTGCGATGGTCCGGATGGATTCCGCCTATGAGCTCGGCCGCGCGCTCAACCCGCGGCTCGTCGAGCAGCAGCTGGTCGGCGGCGCCTGGATGGGCGTCAGTCACGCCCTCTACGAGACGCCGGAGCCATACTATCCCGATCCTGTTCACGGGCCCCGCGACTTCGTCGAATATCTGATGCCCGGTCCCGGCGACATCTGCCCGCACGATATCGCCGTGTTGGAGCGTCCTGCCCCTGATGGCCCGTTCGGGGGAAAAGGCCCTGGCGAGATGTGCGCCAACCCCGTCCTCCCGGCCGTTGCGAATGCGATCTTCAACGCGGTCGGCGTGCGCATCGACGATCTGCCGATCACGCCCGAAAAGGTGTTGCGCGCGATCAAGGCCCAAGGCGGCGCGCGGCCGCAGGCACGGCGCTAG
- a CDS encoding xanthine dehydrogenase family protein molybdopterin-binding subunit has translation MLELRKDIFADERDDNLKEIGKGTQRQDMLGHITGTSSYFNDHKLQGMLHLKVLRSTQAHARLRRIDTTDAERSAGVRRIIRGADVPVNLNTLLSLINFGKDDEPSLAVDKVRYKGEPILAIVADSEREAFEAIAKVKVDYEPLPTVFDVEDALKPGTPVVNETYPKNAFIYHDVYDHQRLRFGDADAALASADHVLEQRYQMSPIEHAPTETNGAIAAPDTNGRYIVYTSTQALFFSVDTCAKILDVPSNTFHFIGGTVGGGFGGKVDTLTEPLAILGAMLTGRPVRYVFGREEEMQYGPPRGAERIYIKDGVMRDGRIVARKIRAYFDSGAYTRLSSYAAVKCAAHLPGPYTIPNVYGDVYCVFTNRTPATAMRGFGVTAMDFAIECQMDKLANLVGMDPMEFRILNAYRDGDMKAHRREAKNTALIECVQVAAEKAKWPIRDEFRRASSRKDGGGSRAAIPPTPTDSRSRPAAPAQQRTTYDRAPVNATREPPREPPPPAPPPPPPRPAAPSHGATRFSSVFGTRRR, from the coding sequence ATGCTGGAATTACGCAAGGACATCTTCGCCGACGAGCGCGACGACAATCTCAAGGAGATCGGCAAGGGCACGCAGCGCCAGGACATGCTCGGCCACATCACGGGCACGTCGAGCTATTTCAACGACCACAAGCTGCAGGGGATGCTACACCTGAAGGTGCTGCGCTCGACCCAGGCCCATGCAAGGCTGCGCCGCATCGACACCACCGACGCCGAACGCTCCGCCGGGGTGCGCCGGATCATTCGCGGCGCGGACGTGCCGGTCAATCTCAACACGCTGCTCAGCCTGATCAATTTCGGCAAGGACGACGAGCCGTCGCTCGCCGTCGACAAGGTCCGCTACAAGGGCGAGCCGATCCTCGCCATCGTCGCAGACAGCGAGCGCGAGGCGTTCGAGGCCATTGCAAAGGTCAAGGTCGATTACGAGCCGCTGCCGACCGTGTTCGACGTCGAGGACGCGCTCAAGCCCGGCACCCCCGTGGTCAACGAGACCTATCCGAAGAACGCCTTCATCTATCACGACGTCTACGATCACCAGCGCTTGCGGTTCGGCGATGCCGACGCCGCGCTCGCCAGCGCCGACCACGTGCTGGAACAGCGCTACCAGATGTCGCCGATCGAACACGCGCCGACCGAGACCAACGGCGCGATTGCCGCGCCCGATACCAATGGCCGCTACATCGTGTACACCTCGACCCAGGCGCTGTTCTTCTCGGTCGACACCTGCGCCAAGATCCTGGACGTGCCGTCCAATACCTTCCATTTCATCGGCGGCACCGTCGGCGGCGGCTTTGGCGGCAAGGTGGATACGCTGACCGAGCCGCTTGCCATCCTCGGCGCCATGCTGACCGGGCGTCCCGTCCGTTACGTGTTCGGGCGCGAGGAGGAGATGCAGTATGGCCCGCCGCGCGGAGCCGAGCGCATCTACATCAAGGACGGCGTCATGCGCGACGGTCGCATCGTGGCGCGCAAGATCCGCGCCTATTTCGACAGCGGCGCGTATACTCGTCTCTCCAGCTACGCTGCGGTGAAATGCGCCGCGCATCTGCCGGGCCCGTACACGATCCCGAACGTCTATGGCGACGTCTATTGCGTCTTCACCAACCGCACGCCCGCGACCGCGATGCGCGGCTTCGGCGTGACCGCGATGGACTTTGCCATCGAATGCCAGATGGACAAGCTAGCAAACCTCGTCGGCATGGACCCGATGGAGTTCCGCATCCTCAACGCCTATCGCGATGGTGACATGAAGGCGCATCGCCGCGAGGCCAAAAACACCGCGCTGATCGAGTGCGTTCAGGTCGCCGCCGAAAAGGCCAAATGGCCGATCCGCGACGAGTTCAGGCGCGCCTCCTCACGCAAGGACGGCGGAGGCAGCCGCGCCGCGATACCGCCGACCCCGACGGATTCGCGCAGCCGGCCGGCCGCGCCTGCGCAGCAGCGCACGACCTATGATCGCGCCCCGGTGAATGCGACGCGGGAGCCGCCGCGCGAGCCGCCCCCGCCCGCACCGCCACCTCCTCCGCCGCGACCGGCCGCACCATCGCACGGCGCAACGCGGTTCTCGTCCGTGTTCGGCACCAGGAGGCGCTGA
- a CDS encoding (2Fe-2S)-binding protein produces MSKTPLQFRHNGRDVAIFVDGGTNLLVALRELIGDMTPKFGCGQGGCGTCSVLIDGETHLSCLTLAETIAGRSIETLDGMKQGPNLHPLQRAFADNFAAQCGYCTPGMLMAAKALLDRNPSPSRADVIEAISGNICRCTGYEPIINAILGAAGGRASA; encoded by the coding sequence ATGTCCAAGACGCCTCTGCAATTTCGTCACAACGGCCGCGACGTCGCGATCTTCGTCGATGGCGGCACCAATCTGCTGGTCGCGCTACGCGAATTGATCGGCGACATGACGCCGAAATTCGGTTGCGGCCAGGGTGGCTGCGGCACCTGCAGCGTGCTGATCGACGGAGAGACCCACCTCTCCTGCTTGACGCTCGCCGAGACGATTGCCGGCCGCTCGATCGAAACACTCGACGGCATGAAGCAAGGCCCGAACCTGCATCCGCTGCAGCGCGCCTTCGCCGACAATTTCGCCGCCCAGTGCGGCTATTGCACGCCGGGCATGCTGATGGCCGCAAAGGCGCTGCTTGACCGCAATCCCTCCCCGAGCCGAGCCGACGTGATTGAGGCAATCTCCGGCAACATCTGCCGCTGCACCGGCTACGAGCCGATCATCAATGCCATCCTCGGCGCCGCGGGCGGCCGGGCCAGCGCTTGA
- a CDS encoding FAD binding domain-containing protein, which yields MAVTVKTFASAGEAAGALSSDRSARYLGGGTLVMRALNEGDVSVSTIVRARDQALTRIDASGPRVTLGAGVSFARVLAERDLAFLHAPARSIGGPAVRNMGTVGGNLFAPNPYGDFTVALLALDATIAVQGSFGARDIAIEEFLQSRERQSGALVLSVSCTRPASAEAFRYRKIARIKPKGGSVITLAAHLPVSGGRIAGARIALGSMAPTQIRAKGAERALEGRSLDAATIAAAASAASEGTSPSDNALGSAWYRREIVGVHLRRLLSGQE from the coding sequence ATGGCTGTGACCGTGAAAACCTTTGCCAGTGCCGGCGAAGCGGCCGGGGCACTCTCCTCGGACCGCAGTGCGCGCTATCTCGGCGGCGGCACGCTGGTGATGCGGGCGCTCAACGAGGGCGACGTGTCGGTATCGACCATCGTCCGCGCCCGCGACCAGGCGCTGACCCGGATCGATGCGTCCGGCCCGCGCGTCACGCTCGGCGCCGGCGTCAGCTTCGCGCGCGTCCTCGCCGAACGCGACCTTGCCTTCCTGCACGCGCCCGCCCGTTCGATCGGAGGACCTGCCGTGCGCAACATGGGCACGGTCGGCGGCAATCTCTTCGCGCCGAACCCTTACGGCGATTTCACCGTGGCGCTGCTGGCGCTCGACGCCACGATCGCGGTGCAAGGCAGCTTCGGCGCCCGCGACATCGCCATCGAGGAGTTCCTGCAATCGCGCGAGCGGCAGTCCGGCGCGCTGGTGCTCTCGGTCTCCTGCACCCGGCCGGCGAGCGCCGAAGCGTTTCGTTATCGCAAAATCGCCCGCATCAAGCCGAAGGGCGGCTCTGTCATCACGCTGGCCGCACATCTGCCGGTCAGCGGCGGGCGCATTGCCGGCGCACGCATTGCGCTCGGTTCGATGGCGCCAACCCAGATCCGCGCCAAGGGGGCGGAACGTGCGCTCGAAGGCCGCTCGCTGGATGCCGCGACCATTGCGGCGGCCGCATCGGCAGCGTCTGAGGGAACATCGCCATCCGACAACGCGCTCGGCAGCGCCTGGTACCGCCGCGAGATTGTCGGCGTACATCTGCGCCGTCTGCTCTCCGGCCAGGAATAG
- a CDS encoding SRPBCC family protein, which yields MPHIVKSTILDASTEAVWNVLRDFNGHDRWHPAVATSSIERAQSADKIGCVRRFKLKDGSELREQLLALSDLEQTFSYCLLDTPVPMFNYVAHVRLLPVTDGDRTFWHWESRFTTKPEDRDHITHMVAEDIYQAGFEAIRRHLREAA from the coding sequence GTGCCGCATATCGTCAAAAGCACGATCTTAGACGCATCGACTGAGGCCGTGTGGAACGTGCTGCGCGATTTCAACGGCCACGACCGCTGGCATCCGGCGGTTGCGACCTCTTCGATCGAGCGCGCGCAATCCGCCGACAAGATCGGCTGCGTCAGGCGCTTCAAGCTCAAGGACGGCTCCGAGCTGCGCGAGCAATTGCTGGCGCTGTCCGACCTCGAACAGACCTTCAGTTACTGCCTGCTCGATACGCCCGTGCCGATGTTCAACTACGTCGCTCATGTCCGCCTGCTGCCGGTGACCGATGGTGACCGCACCTTCTGGCATTGGGAGTCGCGCTTCACGACGAAACCCGAGGACAGGGACCACATCACGCACATGGTCGCTGAAGACATCTACCAGGCGGGATTCGAGGCGATCCGCCGCCATCTGAGGGAGGCCGCCTAG